GCACGGGCGAGCCGGTCGAGGTCTCGGCCCGTCCGGTGCCGGTGTTCAAGCCCAGCAAGGAGTTGCGGGCCCTGGTCGCCGACCTGGAGATGGTCCCGGACGAGGGCTGAGGCCCTCTCCATGACCCATACGGTCCTGCTCTTCGCGTCCTGGTCGGACGCGCTTGGCCCACAGGTGAGCGTTGAGTTGCCCGAGGGGGCCCGCGTCGCGGACCTCCTCGACGCGCTTCTGGCCCGGACTGCTTCCGCTCCCGACTCATCCGTTGGCGCGACGGGCCCTTCCGGCGCCGCGCGGCCCCTCCCGAAGCCATTGGTCGCCGTGAACCAGCGCTATGCCAAGCCGGATGTCGTGCTGAAGGCCGGCGACGAGCTGGCCATCATCCCGCCCGTGGCGGGAGGCTAAGTCCGTGCGCGTGGCGATCGTCGACCATCCGCTCGACCCGACGGCACTGCTCGCCGAGGTCGCGTCGCTGGGCTCCGGGGCGAGCACGCTCTTCGTCGGCACCGTTCGCCGAACGAACCAGGGCCGCGAGGTCACGGGCATCGACTACTCGGCGTACGGGCCGATGGCGGAGCGCGAGATGCGCACGATGTGCGAGGAAGCTATGGCGCGGTTTGGCAGCGAGCACATCGTGGTTGAGCACCGCGTCGGCACGCTGGCGCTGGGCGAGGCCAGCATCGTGATCGCGGTGTCGCACGAGCGGCGTGCCAGTGCGATGGATGCCCAGCGCTATCTGATCGAGGAGCTCAAGAAGCGCGTGCCCGTGTGGAAGCGCGAGCACTACGCCGACGGGGAGCGCGTGTGGGTGGACAATCAGGGCGGGGCCGTGCCGGCTGACGCTGCGCCCGCTGGCACCACGGCAGCGGCCGCTGGGGAGGGCGTGAAGTGACGGGCGCGGCCCAGTCCCCGGCACTCCGCGACCAGTTCGGCCGCGCGATCGAGTACCTCCGCATCTCGATCACCGACCGCTGCAACTTCCGCTGCGTCTATTGCATGCCGGAGCAGGGACTGCCGTGGCTGCCGAAGCAGGACATCCTCACCTACGAGGAGATCACGGGGATTGTCGAGCAGCTCGCGCCCCTGGGCCTGCGCCGGCTGCGCATTACGGGCGGCGAGCCGACCATTCGCCCCGACCTCGTGCGGCTCATCGGGATGCTGCGCGACGTGCCGGGCATCGAGGACATCGCGCTCTCGACGAACGGCGTGAAGCTCCCGGCCATGGCCCGCGAGTTGAAGTCCGCCGGCCTCGACCGCGTGAACGTCTCGGCTGACTCCCTGCAGCCCGAGCGTATCGCGCAGATCGCCCGCCGCAACCTCGGCTTCGAGCCGGAGTCGGCCATCGCCGCCGCCGTGGACGCAGGCCTCGAGCCCGTGAAGCTCAACATGGTCGTGATGCGCGGCGTGAACGACGACGAGGTCGAGGCCTTCGCCGCGCTCACCCAGCGCCACCCGGTGCACGTGCGCTTCATCGAGCTGATGCCGGTCGGAGAGATGGCGCACCTCACCGACGGCCACATCGTGCCGAGCGACGAGGTGCTGGGTCGCATCAGGCGCCTCGGCGCGCTGGCCCCCAGCGAGGGCCCGGCCCGCGGGAACGGCCCCGCGACCTACTATCGGCTCGACGGCGCCCCGGGCACGGTCGGCGTGATCACCCCGATGACGCACACCTACTGCGGCAGCTGCAACCGCGTGCGTCTCACCGCCGATGGTCGCCTCCGCACCTGCCTCTACGGCGACCACGAGGTGAACCTCCGCGACCCGCTGCGCGGCGGTTCCGAACTCCGTCCGCTGTTCGTGAAGGCGCTGGAGGAAAAGCCCAAGGAGCACAATCTGCTGCAGCTCAGGGTTGGGGGGCTGCGGGCCCTATCTCAGATTGGAGGGTAGAGCCTGCAGCTTTCGTAGTTGCGCCGAGACGCCTACTGGGAGGGAGGTTCGATCGAAGCGATTCTCCAAAGTCCAACCGACTCAACGTCGTCGTCGTCGCGTAGCAGGCCAATAGCGTAGTCCGAGCCGGCGCGAAGCAGCTCTATCCGCCGCGGCACGCGCACTATGGCGTGCGTAGATTGGCCATCCGGCGACAGCACAAGCCATTGCGCAACGGGGTCCCGATACTCTTGTGTGGTGCGAACCCAAAGGCGTCCAAGATCGTCGGTCAGTATCCGGTCGAAGCGCGGCAACAGCATTCGCATCTGGATTTCGGCCAGAACCGCCGGCGCAACTCGACGATACTCCGCGCTGGGCTCGGTCCCAAGATGTAGCTCGAGAGCGAGTCGCCAGTCCGCGTCAGACACCGGCTGGCGCGGAACCGCGACAATGAACTCCGAGTGCAGCTTTCCGTTTTGATCGAAGCCGATGCATCGGCCCGTCGTGGAAATGCACGCGAAACTGCCCACCCGAGAT
This genomic interval from Gemmatimonadaceae bacterium contains the following:
- a CDS encoding MoaD/ThiS family protein; its protein translation is MTHTVLLFASWSDALGPQVSVELPEGARVADLLDALLARTASAPDSSVGATGPSGAARPLPKPLVAVNQRYAKPDVVLKAGDELAIIPPVAGG
- a CDS encoding molybdenum cofactor biosynthesis protein MoaE; translated protein: MRVAIVDHPLDPTALLAEVASLGSGASTLFVGTVRRTNQGREVTGIDYSAYGPMAEREMRTMCEEAMARFGSEHIVVEHRVGTLALGEASIVIAVSHERRASAMDAQRYLIEELKKRVPVWKREHYADGERVWVDNQGGAVPADAAPAGTTAAAAGEGVK
- the moaA gene encoding GTP 3',8-cyclase MoaA; the protein is MTGAAQSPALRDQFGRAIEYLRISITDRCNFRCVYCMPEQGLPWLPKQDILTYEEITGIVEQLAPLGLRRLRITGGEPTIRPDLVRLIGMLRDVPGIEDIALSTNGVKLPAMARELKSAGLDRVNVSADSLQPERIAQIARRNLGFEPESAIAAAVDAGLEPVKLNMVVMRGVNDDEVEAFAALTQRHPVHVRFIELMPVGEMAHLTDGHIVPSDEVLGRIRRLGALAPSEGPARGNGPATYYRLDGAPGTVGVITPMTHTYCGSCNRVRLTADGRLRTCLYGDHEVNLRDPLRGGSELRPLFVKALEEKPKEHNLLQLRVGGLRALSQIGG